The following proteins are co-located in the Candidatus Goldiibacteriota bacterium genome:
- a CDS encoding oligosaccharide flippase family protein, giving the protein MKNKKQLFLNLVFSAFSFVVGPGINFIIYPYIIMHLGVEAFGFAALAASFVGYAQLATVAIHSMAGRFITVKLHEGDVEGANRYFNSVLITNFLMGFILFIVLFICVIYLERIVRVPEAIISDVKYLFSFTFAGFIVSVLTNTFGVGLFASNRLDIASVRDTAGSVIRGIILFLLFYFLKPQVFYLGIGTFIMTLWVSLSSIYFTKRMIPEISINWKFEFKAVIEIASAGAWNLLSRLSGILAQGIDLLIANLFISPAAMGVISVSKTLPVMLINITGMFTGVFAPQLTISYAKKDYEDIKKQVFFSIKMLGMITGIPVAIITIYSGDFYRLWVPGQDAVLLQILTVIAIINLVISGPFGVFYNIFTAVNKIKTASIVAFIQSIISFITVISLLYVFKDENTRMIMIVSVSSAFSLLLNLTFQPVYAANCLNFKWNTFYPLMLRNIISYIVFTAGLAGLRYLYVPNQWVSLILLCVLFCILGLILYYNIIFTKGEKERIVELFAKNLKRAAAK; this is encoded by the coding sequence ATGAAAAATAAAAAGCAGCTTTTTTTGAATTTGGTTTTCAGCGCTTTCTCATTTGTGGTCGGACCCGGTATAAATTTTATAATCTATCCATATATCATCATGCATCTTGGCGTGGAAGCATTTGGTTTCGCTGCGCTTGCGGCAAGTTTTGTGGGTTATGCTCAGCTTGCAACGGTTGCAATTCATTCAATGGCCGGCAGATTTATAACGGTTAAACTGCACGAAGGCGATGTGGAAGGAGCAAACAGGTATTTTAATTCTGTTTTAATAACAAATTTTCTTATGGGTTTCATACTCTTTATTGTTTTGTTTATCTGCGTTATTTATCTTGAAAGGATAGTAAGGGTCCCGGAAGCAATAATTTCTGACGTTAAATATCTGTTTTCTTTTACTTTTGCAGGTTTTATTGTAAGTGTGCTTACCAATACTTTTGGTGTTGGCTTATTTGCGTCTAACAGGCTTGATATTGCTTCAGTAAGGGATACTGCAGGCAGTGTTATAAGGGGTATTATTTTATTTTTACTTTTTTATTTTTTAAAGCCGCAGGTCTTTTATCTTGGAATCGGCACTTTTATTATGACCTTATGGGTATCATTAAGCAGCATATATTTTACCAAACGCATGATTCCGGAAATAAGTATAAATTGGAAATTTGAATTTAAGGCAGTAATAGAAATTGCATCAGCAGGGGCGTGGAACCTTTTAAGCAGGCTTTCCGGAATATTGGCCCAGGGGATAGATTTGCTGATTGCAAATTTATTTATTTCACCCGCGGCTATGGGTGTTATTTCGGTATCTAAAACACTGCCGGTTATGCTTATAAATATAACCGGAATGTTTACCGGCGTATTTGCGCCTCAGCTGACTATAAGTTACGCGAAAAAAGACTATGAAGACATTAAAAAACAGGTGTTTTTTTCCATTAAAATGCTTGGGATGATTACGGGAATACCGGTTGCTATAATAACCATATATTCCGGCGATTTTTATCGTTTATGGGTACCTGGGCAGGACGCGGTGTTGCTGCAAATATTAACCGTAATAGCCATAATTAATCTTGTTATAAGCGGTCCGTTTGGAGTTTTCTATAATATTTTTACGGCAGTTAACAAAATTAAAACTGCTTCTATTGTGGCTTTTATTCAAAGTATTATTTCTTTTATAACGGTAATATCCCTGCTTTATGTTTTTAAAGATGAAAACACACGCATGATTATGATTGTAAGCGTAAGCAGCGCCTTTTCGCTGCTTTTGAATTTAACTTTTCAGCCCGTTTACGCGGCTAACTGCCTGAATTTTAAATGGAATACTTTTTATCCCCTTATGTTAAGGAATATAATTTCATATATTGTTTTTACAGCCGGGCTTGCAGGATTAAGGTATTTATATGTGCCAAATCAGTGGGTTTCTTTAATCTTATTATGTGTGTTATTCTGTATTTTGGGGCTGATACTGTATTACAATATTATATTCACAAAAGGGGAAAAAGAAAGAATTGTGGAGTTATTCGCTAAAAACTTAAAAAGAGCTGCTGCAAAATGA
- a CDS encoding alpha-1,2-fucosyltransferase: MIVTKMIGGLGNQMFQYAAGLALSVKNSTQLFIDNTGSLSDKTHSYSLSVFNIKAEVFKGNTALNAGTQELMENRKLSYYRLKKFNYDNAFEMIKDDTYIEGFFQSEKFFHGVEDRLRTDFTLKEPAKDKNIEMMNKIRSCESVSLHIRRGDYFDNWKNRLFHGVNLMPYYKKTVNSINKNLKNPVFFVFSDDQEWVKKNFKGIVQYTPVEINDSSQGYEDLRLISTCSHNIVANSTFSWWGAWLNLNPHKLVFAPKRWFNNPFINTSDLVPKTWKRF; the protein is encoded by the coding sequence ATGATAGTAACAAAGATGATTGGCGGCCTGGGGAATCAAATGTTTCAGTACGCTGCCGGTTTGGCATTGTCTGTAAAAAATTCAACACAGCTTTTTATTGACAATACCGGCAGCCTTAGTGATAAAACACATTCATATTCCCTTTCTGTGTTTAATATCAAAGCTGAAGTATTTAAAGGAAACACCGCATTGAACGCCGGCACGCAGGAACTTATGGAAAACAGGAAATTATCCTATTACAGGCTGAAAAAATTCAATTATGATAATGCATTTGAAATGATAAAGGATGATACTTATATAGAAGGCTTTTTTCAGAGCGAAAAATTCTTTCATGGAGTTGAAGACAGGCTGCGTACTGATTTTACTTTGAAAGAGCCGGCAAAAGATAAAAATATTGAAATGATGAACAAAATAAGATCCTGTGAATCTGTCAGTTTACATATAAGGCGCGGCGATTACTTTGACAACTGGAAGAACAGGCTGTTTCATGGGGTAAATCTGATGCCTTATTATAAAAAAACTGTAAATTCAATCAATAAGAACTTAAAAAATCCCGTGTTTTTTGTATTTTCTGATGACCAGGAATGGGTTAAAAAGAATTTCAAGGGAATAGTTCAGTATACGCCTGTAGAAATAAATGACAGCAGTCAGGGATATGAAGACTTAAGGCTTATCAGCACATGCAGCCATAATATAGTGGCAAATTCAACTTTTTCCTGGTGGGGAGCATGGCTGAACTTAAATCCGCATAAATTGGTTTTTGCGCCAAAGAGATGGTTTAATAATCCTTTTATAAATACATCCGATCTTGTCCCCAAAACATGGAAGCGTTTTTAA